From Corvus moneduloides isolate bCorMon1 chromosome 4, bCorMon1.pri, whole genome shotgun sequence, one genomic window encodes:
- the TM7SF3 gene encoding transmembrane 7 superfamily member 3, producing MRVSPSPALFLLLLGVLRHGGASGLLELSLGKFRNVLLNQTNPVEAVIRNIASNVTVVIFQVHAQQSDVVISFDKTPLVNSSGTGVDKGLVSILRPEQTVCTWYLRALDAGQVLSTAISIPYMEKDPIPGGCNLEFDLEVDPNIYLDYTLVDIHIKFAPANLGYTRGANPPSCDSGTGQNSRWRLRYDVYQYFLPESDLSEMVLMSHIRKMSGVQSIKANGIKMLTLTSDDKTNVYFSSLPGQGVIYNVIVWDPLWNSSAAYIPVHTYACSFADLVDNCSSLSKLSTKVFFTAFAVLGLFTCFFGHRFWKTDLFFTGFIVAAFVFFVFITRITGLSYDARLILTAVAGIIGGLLLVVSWWRFGSVLLCMFVIGLVLGFLFSATLFFTPIGNYRVFRDDVVFWVTFTCVALMIPVLFIGCPRILNILASGIVGSYTVILAIACYVYTSLAYITLDLLRRVLNNYFSRAYTNVPFQRNDFIILSVWAMLALSGVTVQLRRERSEVPFPPHPYLTWKRERERRRTNVLDPSHHIPPLRERIHNKLLHIKVFFQKDQPAGERTPLLL from the exons ATGCGGGTGTCGCCTTCCCCCGcgctgttcctgctgctcctgggggtcCTGCGCCATGGCGGAGCCTCAG GTCTTCTTGAGCTCTCCTTgggaaaattcagaaatgtgCTACTTAACCAGACCAATCCAGTGGAGGCTGTAATCAGGAACATCGCCAGCAACGTGACTGTGGTTATTTTTCAAGTGCATGCCCAGCAGAGTGATGTGGTGATATCCTTTGATAAG ACTCCATTGGTGAACAGCTCAGGAACTGGGGTGGACAAAGGGCTGGTGTCCATCCTTCGGCCAGAGCAGACCGTGTGCACGTGGTACCTGCGCGCCCTGGATGCTGGCCAGGTGCTCAGCACTGCCATCTCCATTCCCTACATGGAGAAAG ATCCTATTCCTGGGGGCTGCAATCTAGAATTTGACTTGGAAGTGGATCCAAATATCTACCTGGACTACACGTTGGTTGATATACACATCAAGTTTGCCCCTGCAAACTTGGGATATACCAG AGGAGCAAACCCCCCCTCCTGTGATTCAGGGACTGGTCAGAACTCGCGGTGGCGGCTGCGCTACGATGTGTACCAGTACTTCCTGCCGGAGAGTGACCTGTCTGAGATGGTGCTCATGAGCCACATACGGAAAATGTCTGGGGTGCAGAGTATCAAAGCCAATGGCATTAAG ATGCTCACGCTGACATCTGATGACAAGACCAATGTCTACTTCTCCTCACTTCCTGGACAAGGTGTGATCTACAATGTCATAGTGTGGGATCCTCTTTGGAACAGTTCTGCTGCATACATACCTGTGCATACATATGCCTGCAGCTTTGCTGACCTGGTGGACAACTGCTCTTCCCTCA GTAAACTCTCTACCAAAGTATTCTTCACTGCTTTTGCTGTTCTTGGTCTTTTCACCTGCTTTTTTGGACACAGATTCTGGAAAACAG ACTTATTCTTCACGGGCTTCATTGTCGCAGCATTCGTCTTCTTCGTATTCATTACAAGGATAACTGGCCTTAGTTATGATG cgCGTCTTATTTTGACAGCAGTGGCTGGAATTATTGGAGGCCTGCTTTTGGTTGTGAGCTGGTGGAGATTTggctctgtcctgctctgcatGTTTGTTATTGGGCTTGTGTTGGGATTTCTCTTCTCAGCGACACTCTTCTTTACTCCCATAG GAAACTACAGGGTCTTCCGTGACGATGTGGTGTTCTGGGTGACCTTTACCTGTGTAGCCTTGATGATTCCAGTGCTTTTTATTGGCTGCCCAAGAATT CTGAACATTCTGGCCTCTGGAATAGTGGGCTCTTACACAGTGATCCTGGCCATTGCTTGTTATGTCTACACAAGCCTTGCTTACATCACCTTAGACCTGCTCAGAAGGGTCCTCAACAATTACTTCAGCAGAGCTTACACCAACGTGCCTTTTCAAAGGAATG aCTTCATCATCCTGTCAGTGTGGGCAATGCTGGCCCTCAGCGGGGTCACTGTGCAGCTCCGCCGGGAGAGGAGTGAGGTGCCCTTCCCACCACATCCCTATCTCACctggaagagggaaagggagcGTAGACGCACCAATGTCTTAGACCCCAGCCATCATATCCCTCCCCTGAGAGAGAGGATCCACAACAAGCTGCTGCATATCAAAGTGTTCTTCCAGAAAGACCAGCCAGCCGGGGAGAGAACTCCACTGCTTCTGTAA